Sequence from the Stenotrophomonas sp. 364 genome:
CTACCGGTTGGGATGGGTGCGGCTTTGGTGTCATGGCATGCAACGCATTCATCCCTCCGCCACGGCGCGGGCGCGCACAATACCGCCCATGCCTGCCTCCCCCGCTGCCGGTGCGCCCGGCCAGAAGAATCCCAGCCTGCGCGAACGTTTCCAGGCGATGCGCAACCTGCCCCCGTTCCTGCGCCAGGTGTGGCAGACAAGCCCCGCCCTGGCCAGCGCCAGCCTGGGCCTGCGCCTGATCCGTGCGTTGCTGCCGGTGGCGATGTTGTACGTGGGCAAATTGATCATCGACGCGGCCCTGCACCTGAGCCAGCACGAGGCCGGCTTCCCGCCGTTCGGCGAGGCGTTGTCCAGCGGCCTGCTCAACCCCTTGCTCGGTCTGCTGGCGCTGGAGTTCGGCCTGGCGATCGTCTCCGATCTGCTGGGCCGCGCGGTCAACTACGCCGACAGCCTGCTCTCGGAACTGTTTACCAACGTCACCAGCGTGCGGCTGATGGAACATGCCGCCGAGCTGGACCTGGAAGATTTCGAAGACCCCGACCTGCAGGACAAACTGGACCGCGCGCGGCGCCAGACCATGGGCCGGATGAACCTGATGAGCCAGCTGTTCGGCCAGGTGCAGGACGCCATCACCGTGGCCAGCCTGGCGGTGGGCCTGCTGGTGTACGCGCCGTGGCTGATCCTGTTGCTGGCCGTCGCGCTGGTGCCGGCTTTCATCGGCGAATCGCATTTCAACGCGGCCGGTTACTCGCTCAATTTCCAGTGGACGCCCGAACGCCGCCAGCTGGACTACCTGCGCCAGATCGGGGCCAGCGTGGAAACCGCCAAGGAGGTGAAGATCTTCAACCTCCACCGGTTCCTGATCGAGCGCTACAAGTACCTGGCCGACAAGTTCTTCCACGCCAACCGCGCACTGGCGCGCAAGCGTGCGTTCTGGGGCACGCTGCTGGCCGCGCTGGGCACACTGGGCTACTACACCGCCTACGCCTACATCGCCTGGCGCACTGTGCGCGGCGACTTCTCCATCGGCGACCTCACCTTCCTGGCTGGGAGCTTCCTGCGCCTGCGCCAGCTGCTGGAGGGCCTGCTGATCGGGTTCTCGCAGGTGGCCGGCCAGGCGCTGTACCTGGACGACCTGTTCTCGTTCTTCCAGATCCAGCCCGAAATCCACTCGCGTACCGACGCCGTGGCGATCCCGCAGCCGATCACCCAGGGCTTTGTGTTCGAGAACGTCGGCTTCCGCTACCCCGATGCCGAATCGTGGGCGGTGCGCCACCTGGACTTCGAATTGCGTGCCGGCGAAGTGCTGGCCCTGGTGGGCGAAAACGGGGCCGGCAAGACCACCTTGGTGAAGCTGCTGGCGCGCCTGTACGACCCCGACGAGGGCCGCATCCTGCTCGACGGGCGTGACCTGCGCGACTACGACCTGGACGACCTGCGCGCCAACATGGGGGTGATCTTCCAGGACTTCGTGCGCTACAACCTGAGCGCAGGCGAGAACATCGGCGTGGGCCTGGTCGAGGCGATGACCGACGATGCACGCATACGCGATGCCGCCCGCCGCGGCATGGCCGACGAGGTCATCAACGCGCTGCCCAACGGCTACGAACAGCTGATCGGCCGCCGCTTCAAACAGGGCGTGGATCTGTCCGGCGGGCAGTGGCAGAAGATCGCCATCGCGCGGGCCTACATGCGCGACGCGCAGGTGATGATTCTGGATGAGCCCACCGCCGCGCTGGACGCGCGCAGCGAATTCGAGGTATTCCAGCGCTTCAAGGAACTGTCCGACAACCGCACCGCGGTGTTGATCTCCCACCGGTTCTCGTCAGTGCGCATGGCCGACCGCATCCTGGTGCTGGCCGACGGCCGGATCGAGGCCAGCGGCACCCATGCCGAGCTGATGACCCAGGGCGGCCGCTATGCCGAACTGTTCGAGCTGCAGGCCGCTGGTTACCGCTGAAACCCCCTTCCCCCGCCGCTTCCCGGCCAGTCAATGAGAATTTATCTCATTTGAGATAAACTGGGCGGGACAAAACAGATCAGACCCCACCCCCATGTCTTCCGCTTTCGGCGCCGAAACGGTGCTCGAGGTCCGTCACTGGACCGACGCCTACTTCAGTTTCACCACGACCCGCGACAGCGGTTTCCGCTTCGAGAATGGCCAGTTCGTGATGATCGGCCTGGAAACCGAAACGCGGCCGCTACTGCGTGCCTATTCGATCGCCAGCGCCAACTGGGAAGAGAACCTGGAGTTCTTCAGCATCAAGGTACAGGACGGCCCGCTGACCTCGCGCCTGCAGCACATCCAGCCCGGCGACAAGGTGCTGGTCGGCAAGAAGCCCACCGGCACCCTGGTGATCAGCGACCTGCACCCGGGCAAGCACCTGTACCTGCTGGGCACCGGCACCGGCCTGGCGCCGTGGCTGTCGGTGATCAAGGACCCGGAAACCTACGAACGCTTCGACAAGGTGATCCTCACCCACGGCGTGCGTTACGAAAAGGACCTGGCCTACCGCGACCTGTTCGAGAAGGAACTGCGCGAGCACGAGTTTCTCGGCGAGATGATCGGCGACAAGCTGCTGTACTA
This genomic interval carries:
- a CDS encoding ferredoxin--NADP reductase, whose translation is MSSAFGAETVLEVRHWTDAYFSFTTTRDSGFRFENGQFVMIGLETETRPLLRAYSIASANWEENLEFFSIKVQDGPLTSRLQHIQPGDKVLVGKKPTGTLVISDLHPGKHLYLLGTGTGLAPWLSVIKDPETYERFDKVILTHGVRYEKDLAYRDLFEKELREHEFLGEMIGDKLLYYPAVTREAFPNQGRLTSLMESGEMQKTLGLPPLDPENDRAMICGSPQMLADLRTVLDSRGFQTSPRIGTPGHYVFERAFVEK
- a CDS encoding ABC transporter ATP-binding protein; translated protein: MPASPAAGAPGQKNPSLRERFQAMRNLPPFLRQVWQTSPALASASLGLRLIRALLPVAMLYVGKLIIDAALHLSQHEAGFPPFGEALSSGLLNPLLGLLALEFGLAIVSDLLGRAVNYADSLLSELFTNVTSVRLMEHAAELDLEDFEDPDLQDKLDRARRQTMGRMNLMSQLFGQVQDAITVASLAVGLLVYAPWLILLLAVALVPAFIGESHFNAAGYSLNFQWTPERRQLDYLRQIGASVETAKEVKIFNLHRFLIERYKYLADKFFHANRALARKRAFWGTLLAALGTLGYYTAYAYIAWRTVRGDFSIGDLTFLAGSFLRLRQLLEGLLIGFSQVAGQALYLDDLFSFFQIQPEIHSRTDAVAIPQPITQGFVFENVGFRYPDAESWAVRHLDFELRAGEVLALVGENGAGKTTLVKLLARLYDPDEGRILLDGRDLRDYDLDDLRANMGVIFQDFVRYNLSAGENIGVGLVEAMTDDARIRDAARRGMADEVINALPNGYEQLIGRRFKQGVDLSGGQWQKIAIARAYMRDAQVMILDEPTAALDARSEFEVFQRFKELSDNRTAVLISHRFSSVRMADRILVLADGRIEASGTHAELMTQGGRYAELFELQAAGYR